The nucleotide sequence GGACTGTTGGTTGGTGTTATTGCTCTTGTAAGGCATGGCGGTGGAAAGTTAGGGTGAACAATATGAGATAGCAGAAAGTACACCTGACCAGCTCGCAACCTATTGGTCGATAGCCGTATCCGTGGCGTTAGGGTCTGTGAGGTCGGCGTTGGTGCCCTGGCGGGCCAGCACGTCGTTGTTGGGTTGTGGCTGTTCCATTTGGCCCATGCCTACCCGCGAGTTAGGGTTCTCCATTTCGTCGAGGCCTGTGCGGGCATCATCGGCATCCAGCTCGTCAACTGGGCGGCGCGCCTCGATACGGTCTTCCTCGTCTAGCAGATCAGGGTTGGGCATATCCTCATTGAGTTGCCGGTCGCGGCCCTGGTCGTCGGAAAGCATATTATCGGGGGGCAGCGTGGTGGAATCAGCATTCCGGTTTTCACCAAGGGCGGTGATACCGTTGGCTGTGTCCGTCCCGTAGCCTTCCCGGCCCTCACGGTTGCCGAAGCCGCCGCGGGCATCTTCATTCTTAGGTGGATCACCGCCGGGCGTGATGTGGCCAGCGGCCAGCTCCTGCTCGGTGGTATCGTCGTTGATAACGCGGACGGGGCGGTTCTTGGGGTCGATAGCCATAGGAGTAGTGGAATCTTGATGGGGAGGTAGGAAAGTACTATGTACTGTGGTTTACGAATTTGGGTTTAGGTTTAGCTAGTGCATTTGTGCTGGCGCATGCTCGTTGGGCAGGTCTACTTTCTGCATCAAGCCGCCTCCTGCAACCACTGTCTCGGCTTTCAACACGGTTATCCGCTGCCTTTATGTCTACTGCCTTACCACTTATCCGCTCCGTTGCCTCCTTGCGTCAGCACTTGGATGCTGGCCACCCCATAAAGTACTTGTTTTTCTGGGGCCACACCGGCCAGCCGGGAGGTGCAGTCGGCAAAGAGTGCTTCAGCCAATGGTACCCAGCGGCCTTCACCGTTGATGATGCCACGTTGGCAGTTTGCCAGCGGGCCGCACGTTGCGCAGGTTTACCAAGGAACTTTAACTGCTACTAGCAGCTACTGCTTTACTGCTTATCAGAAGCCTTTTTCGTCAGCAAGAAAGGCTTCTGCGTTTTCACATGGCCGAGAACAAGCGCACGAAAGGATACTGCTGTTTGGTGCGGCGGCAATGTCTCCACCTGTTTGGAGAGAGGCGCGGGACAGCCTGCAAGGGGTGGTAGGATGCCTGTGCTACACGGTTTTGCGTACGTGGTAACTCACGCCCGTCCTCCCTGCTTCAGGCCGGATTTTCCGAGCGAGGACTGGGGCTGGCTACTTCTCAACACTCTCAGTTATGTGGATTGAACACGACAACGCCCTCACGCGCACCTTCCGCTTCCCCGACTTCAACACGGCCTTTGCCTTCATGACCGAGGTAGCCGCGGCAGCCGAGCGCCTAGACCATCATCCGTGGTGGGCCAACGAGTACAGCACCGTGGAATTTCGGCTACGCACGCACGAC is from Hymenobacter tibetensis and encodes:
- a CDS encoding 4a-hydroxytetrahydrobiopterin dehydratase, with translation MWIEHDNALTRTFRFPDFNTAFAFMTEVAAAAERLDHHPWWANEYSTVEFRLRTHDAGNTVTKRDHRLADAIDEVAVRHGATVV